The sequence below is a genomic window from Barrientosiimonas humi.
GCTCGACGCCATGACCCAGGTCCCGGGCGTCGTACCCTACTTCGACATCTCCTTCCAGCACGCCTCCGGCCCGCTGCTGCGCCGGATGCGCCGGTTCGGCGACCGCCGCTCCTTCCTCGACCTGCTGCAGCAGGTGCGCGAGCGCTCGCCCGAGGCCGGCATCCGCTCCAACGTGATCGTCGGGTTCCCCGGCGAGACCGAGGACGACCTCGTCGAGCTCGAGGCGTTCCTCGCCGAGGCGCGGCTCGACGTGGTCGGGGTCTTCGGCTACTCCGACGAGGACGGCACCGAGGCCGAGACGTACGGCGACAAGCTCGACCCCGACGAGGTCGCCGAGCGGGTCGAGCGCATCCGCACGCTGGCCGACGAGCTGAACCTGCAGCGCGCCGAGGAGCGCGTCGGCGAGGTCGTCGAGGTGCTGGTCGAGTCGGTCGAGGACGGGCAGGCGACCGGCCGCGCGGGCCAGCAGGGTCCCGACGTCGACGGCGTCACCCAGCTGACGTCCGGCACGCATGCCGTCGGTGACCTGGTGCGGGCTCGGGTGATAGGGACGGAGGGCATCGATCTGCTCGCCGACCCCCTCACGGAGCCCGCCTGATGCACATCCCCGAAGAGCCCGACCCGATGGCCACCCCGAGCCGGGCGGTCAGCAACTGGAACGTCGCCAACCAGCTCACCGCCCTGCGCATCCTGCTGGTGCCGGTCTTCGCGGTGCTGCTGCTGACCGACGGGGGGAGCAACACCGGGTTCCGGTGGGCGGCCTTCGCCGTCTTCGTCCTGGCCAGCCTCACCGACCGCATCGACGGCGACCTCGCCCGCTCGCGCGACCTGGTCACCGACCTCGGCAAGGTCATGGACCCCATCGCCGACAAGGCGCTCGTGGGCATGGCGCTCGTCGGGCTGTCGATGATCGGGGAGCTGTGGTGGTGGGTGACCGTCGTGATCCTGGTGCGCGAGCTCGGCATCACGCTGCTTCGCTTCGCGGT
It includes:
- the pgsA gene encoding CDP-diacylglycerol--glycerol-3-phosphate 3-phosphatidyltransferase, which translates into the protein MHIPEEPDPMATPSRAVSNWNVANQLTALRILLVPVFAVLLLTDGGSNTGFRWAAFAVFVLASLTDRIDGDLARSRDLVTDLGKVMDPIADKALVGMALVGLSMIGELWWWVTVVILVRELGITLLRFAVIRHGVMPASRGGKAKTVLQIVAIAMFVMPLPEWLHVVAMIVMLAAVAVTVVTGIDYCAKAVRLRRASLRGRPGPSDDARGG